In one Halorubrum sp. CBA1229 genomic region, the following are encoded:
- a CDS encoding DUF5805 domain-containing protein: protein MSDDRRSVKTYVPAEQKDRWQEHADELGMSQSEFVRTMVQAGRRGFSLSDSGKAAEPGPSGSDPEGDTLETRVEAALADGPLSWEELTEAVVGDFEDRLEDALDALQDRNRVRYNGRKGGYTLTDE, encoded by the coding sequence ATGAGCGACGATCGACGCTCGGTGAAGACGTACGTCCCCGCCGAGCAAAAGGATCGGTGGCAGGAGCACGCGGACGAACTCGGGATGTCACAGAGCGAGTTCGTCCGGACGATGGTACAGGCCGGTCGCCGCGGGTTTTCGCTGTCCGATTCCGGAAAGGCCGCCGAACCCGGTCCTTCGGGGTCTGACCCCGAGGGTGACACCCTCGAAACGAGGGTCGAAGCGGCGCTCGCCGACGGGCCGCTCTCGTGGGAGGAGCTGACGGAAGCCGTGGTCGGCGACTTCGAGGATAGGTTGGAGGACGCGCTCGACGCGTTACAGGATCGCAACCGCGTCCGGTACAACGGACGGAAGGGCGGGTACACCCTCACCGATGAGTAG
- a CDS encoding ribonuclease H-like domain-containing protein, whose translation MRIENSFIPVEGVGETTERRLWREGVTTWEAFDPAVDVAGVGSTTADRIESFIVEALTRLDDGDATYFDRAFPSGERWRLYENFREETCFFDIETTGLDEHRDRVTTVSFHRDGETTTLVAGDDLTADRLREQFADASLLATFNGARFDVPFLETSFGIDVDTPHLDLMYPCKRIGLSGGLKPIEKEIGIDRDRPDISGRDAVRLWREYERGDEDALDTLVSYNREDTENLRTLADVVCERLHDDVFVAAAPER comes from the coding sequence ATGCGCATCGAGAACAGCTTCATCCCGGTCGAGGGGGTCGGCGAGACGACGGAGCGCCGGCTGTGGCGCGAGGGCGTCACCACGTGGGAGGCGTTCGATCCCGCCGTCGACGTCGCGGGCGTCGGCTCGACCACCGCCGACCGGATCGAGTCGTTCATCGTCGAGGCCCTGACGCGGCTCGACGACGGCGACGCGACCTACTTCGACCGCGCGTTCCCGAGCGGGGAGCGCTGGCGGCTCTACGAGAACTTCCGCGAGGAGACCTGCTTCTTCGACATCGAGACCACCGGGCTCGACGAGCACCGCGACCGCGTGACGACCGTGAGCTTCCACCGCGACGGGGAGACGACCACGCTCGTCGCCGGCGACGACCTCACCGCCGACCGCCTCCGCGAGCAGTTCGCCGACGCCAGCCTGCTCGCGACCTTCAACGGCGCGCGGTTCGACGTGCCCTTCCTCGAGACCTCCTTCGGGATCGACGTCGACACGCCGCACCTCGACCTGATGTACCCCTGCAAGCGGATCGGGCTCTCCGGGGGGCTGAAACCCATCGAGAAGGAGATCGGGATCGACCGCGACCGCCCGGACATCTCGGGACGAGACGCTGTTCGGCTCTGGCGGGAGTACGAGCGCGGCGACGAGGACGCCCTCGATACGCTGGTCTCGTACAACCGCGAGGACACCGAGAACCTCCGGACGCTGGCCGACGTCGTCTGCGAGCGGCTCCACGATGACGTGTTCGTCGCCGCCGCTCCCGAGCGGTAG
- a CDS encoding class I SAM-dependent methyltransferase: MIDRDAVRNNANYLRNVRPIDPEEIAEYVEGTPHPTVVRETLREEAFDLRLRERDDGSFEPVPEGPIPDPEWAPTAFPDAYSFALEDLLVEEFGANWHRDESGEELREAVRRLKSDYLYENDVEYDPVAALGYAIYHLPAYYATIGYVLDDLVENGLVDRTLRVLDVGAGVGGPALGLHDYLPDDAVVDYHAVEPSAAADVLDRMLEETGRNFRPTIHETTAESFLGTDGETARADAEGSDAPDGPFDLVVFGNVLSELADPVSVVDAAIDRLADDGSVVAFAPADRNTAMGLREIEREVVTPTSGVETYSPTLRLWPDETPSDGGWSFDVADDLDVPPFQRRLDEAAERGSTDEPGEFVNVDVQFAYAILRHDGKRRVDVRASDDRCARMADSEEHVTDRVNLLAVKLSHDLSDGDNALYRVGDGSQTVDHYLVCTRETVLNEDLRRADYGAVVFVENGLVLWNDDEGAYNVVVDDETVVDLVAP, from the coding sequence ATGATAGACAGAGACGCGGTCCGAAACAACGCCAACTACCTGCGCAACGTCAGGCCGATCGACCCCGAGGAGATCGCGGAGTACGTCGAGGGGACGCCGCACCCGACGGTCGTCCGCGAGACGCTCCGCGAGGAGGCGTTCGACCTCCGCCTGCGCGAGCGCGACGACGGGAGCTTCGAGCCCGTCCCCGAGGGACCGATCCCCGACCCCGAGTGGGCGCCGACCGCGTTCCCCGACGCCTACTCGTTCGCCTTAGAGGACCTCCTCGTCGAGGAGTTCGGCGCGAACTGGCACCGCGACGAGTCCGGCGAGGAACTCCGCGAGGCGGTCCGGCGGCTGAAGTCGGACTACCTCTACGAGAACGACGTCGAGTACGACCCCGTCGCCGCGCTCGGGTACGCGATCTACCACCTCCCCGCCTACTACGCGACGATCGGGTACGTCCTCGACGACCTCGTCGAGAACGGGCTCGTAGACCGGACCCTCCGCGTCCTAGACGTGGGCGCGGGCGTCGGCGGCCCCGCGCTCGGCCTCCACGACTACCTCCCCGACGACGCCGTCGTCGACTACCACGCCGTCGAGCCGAGCGCCGCGGCCGACGTGCTCGACCGCATGCTCGAGGAGACCGGCCGCAACTTTCGGCCGACGATCCACGAGACGACGGCGGAGTCGTTCCTCGGGACCGACGGCGAGACGGCGCGGGCTGACGCCGAGGGGTCGGACGCCCCGGACGGCCCCTTCGACTTGGTCGTCTTCGGGAACGTCCTCTCGGAGCTCGCGGACCCGGTCTCGGTCGTCGATGCCGCGATCGACCGCCTCGCCGACGATGGGAGCGTCGTCGCCTTCGCGCCCGCCGACCGCAACACCGCGATGGGGCTCCGCGAGATCGAACGCGAGGTCGTCACGCCGACGAGCGGCGTCGAGACGTACTCGCCCACGCTCCGGCTCTGGCCGGACGAGACCCCCTCCGACGGCGGCTGGTCGTTCGACGTCGCCGACGACCTCGACGTGCCCCCCTTCCAGCGGCGGCTCGACGAGGCGGCCGAGCGCGGATCGACCGACGAGCCGGGCGAGTTCGTCAACGTCGACGTCCAGTTCGCGTACGCGATCCTCCGACACGACGGGAAGCGCCGCGTCGACGTCCGGGCGAGCGACGACCGCTGCGCGCGGATGGCGGACTCGGAGGAGCACGTTACCGACCGCGTGAACCTGCTCGCGGTGAAACTCAGCCACGACCTCAGCGACGGCGACAACGCGCTCTACCGCGTCGGCGACGGCTCACAGACGGTGGACCACTACCTCGTCTGCACGCGCGAGACCGTGCTCAACGAGGACCTCCGGCGGGCCGACTACGGCGCGGTCGTCTTCGTCGAGAACGGCCTCGTGCTCTGGAACGACGACGAGGGGGCGTACAACGTGGTCGTCGACGACGAGACAGTCGTCGACTTGGTCGCGCCCTGA
- a CDS encoding MBL fold metallo-hydrolase yields MADSDWGDWLPRAVADADPDTVALWYLGCNGFAIKGSEGTVLWIDPYVGTGDPPRTVRMIPVPFDPADVDVANAVLATHEHTDHVHGPSQAPILANTDADFVAPDDSLAVAREEERWTENWDVESEAFLEVTEGDELRIGEFTVHVVETQDSDATHPVGYVIEHDAGTVFHAGDSKPSDSFPGLAAEFDIDLGILAFGSVGAVPDKETGEPVRTKWYSDENEIAKAANDLALDRLVPTHWDMWKGLTADPTALHEHVRSFEHPNRLEIVEIGDRIDL; encoded by the coding sequence ATGGCCGATTCCGACTGGGGCGACTGGCTGCCGCGCGCGGTCGCGGACGCCGACCCCGACACGGTGGCACTGTGGTACCTGGGCTGTAACGGCTTCGCGATCAAGGGCAGCGAGGGCACCGTCCTCTGGATCGACCCGTACGTGGGCACCGGCGACCCGCCGCGCACGGTCCGGATGATCCCGGTTCCCTTCGACCCCGCCGACGTCGACGTCGCGAACGCGGTGCTGGCGACCCACGAGCACACCGACCACGTCCACGGCCCCTCGCAGGCGCCGATCCTCGCGAACACGGACGCCGACTTCGTCGCGCCCGACGACTCGCTGGCGGTCGCGCGCGAGGAAGAGCGGTGGACCGAGAATTGGGACGTCGAGAGCGAGGCCTTCCTGGAAGTGACCGAGGGTGACGAGCTGCGGATCGGCGAGTTCACGGTTCACGTCGTGGAAACGCAGGACTCTGACGCCACGCACCCGGTCGGCTACGTGATCGAGCACGACGCCGGCACCGTCTTCCACGCCGGGGACAGCAAGCCGTCCGACTCCTTCCCGGGGCTCGCCGCGGAGTTCGACATCGACCTCGGAATCCTAGCGTTCGGGTCGGTGGGGGCGGTCCCAGACAAGGAAACCGGCGAACCCGTCCGCACGAAGTGGTACAGCGACGAGAACGAGATCGCGAAGGCGGCGAACGACCTCGCGCTCGACCGGCTCGTCCCGACCCACTGGGACATGTGGAAGGGGTTGACCGCGGACCCGACCGCACTCCACGAACACGTGCGGAGCTTCGAGCACCCGAACCGACTGGAGATCGTCGAGATCGGCGATCGGATCGACCTGTAG
- a CDS encoding tyrosine-type recombinase/integrase — MSSARAPDEVSDPVGYFIEDLTYHGKTERTRESYERVLRRFEAFLGPETTPDSATHRDCMSFVHSLRGDVADSTVATYAAYLHRFYGYMTEVGVFEGNPMTLVMEEMDETVDKDPARRDIPIPAMREFVAGIRHPLHRALVVTLLKTGMRVGECCNLDLRDLAVDDPELRDAYDLGARPVLADRPNSLYVTPEATVGEELNGEVRTASNKRKRGTVIPVDDELARTLKRWLAIRPDSPSSAEPLFVGTAEGWGERLDPQAVRHVVERYAREAGWYRTGGGAAENVTPHYFRHFFTTHLRDRTGDRGVVKYLRGDVADDVIDTYTHNWGDQVRETYEANVYRLLE; from the coding sequence ATGAGTAGCGCCCGAGCGCCGGACGAGGTTTCGGACCCGGTGGGATACTTCATCGAGGACCTCACCTACCACGGGAAGACGGAGCGCACCCGCGAGTCCTACGAGCGCGTCCTCCGACGGTTCGAGGCGTTTCTCGGGCCCGAGACGACGCCCGATTCGGCGACGCACCGCGACTGCATGTCGTTCGTCCACTCGCTGCGCGGCGACGTGGCGGACAGCACGGTGGCGACGTACGCCGCCTACCTCCATCGATTCTACGGGTACATGACCGAGGTCGGCGTCTTCGAGGGTAACCCGATGACGCTCGTAATGGAGGAGATGGACGAGACGGTCGATAAGGACCCCGCCCGACGCGACATCCCGATCCCGGCGATGCGCGAGTTCGTTGCCGGGATCCGGCACCCCCTTCACCGGGCTCTCGTGGTGACGCTGCTCAAAACCGGTATGCGGGTCGGAGAGTGCTGTAACTTGGATCTCCGCGATCTCGCCGTCGACGACCCGGAGCTTCGGGACGCATACGACCTCGGAGCCCGTCCCGTGCTCGCGGACCGGCCGAATTCGCTGTACGTGACCCCCGAGGCGACCGTCGGCGAGGAGCTGAACGGCGAGGTCAGGACCGCCTCGAACAAGCGCAAGCGCGGGACAGTGATCCCCGTCGACGACGAGCTGGCGCGGACGCTGAAGCGCTGGCTGGCGATCCGGCCCGACAGCCCCTCGTCGGCCGAGCCGCTGTTCGTCGGGACAGCCGAGGGATGGGGCGAGCGGCTCGATCCGCAGGCGGTGCGGCACGTCGTCGAGCGGTACGCCCGGGAAGCGGGGTGGTACCGAACGGGGGGCGGGGCCGCCGAGAACGTCACGCCGCACTACTTCCGACACTTCTTCACGACGCACCTGCGCGACAGGACCGGCGACCGCGGTGTGGTCAAATATCTGCGCGGCGACGTCGCCGACGACGTGATCGACACCTACACCCACAACTGGGGAGACCAGGTCCGAGAGACGTATGAAGCGAACGTCTACCGGCTGTTGGAGTAG
- a CDS encoding polymer-forming cytoskeletal protein — MSLRGDGPIEELAVPSGTTVEEHDLVVDGDVLVGGQSTVEFGLRGRNVAIGERVRVGNDIEAEGDCRLDTWCSVDGNVLVGEDAYLGERVTVTGRLMVSGDLDIGDDVSIEEGFEANGWIVIRNPVPTIVFYFIVLSQLLRVGETDAADELAEALADGDDVRDPLLIPRGAEISDDAWRVSTPATVGDDCRIHGNLRAESVRVGERNEVFGSLRAREGITVGAETVIHGDVTTRGGTVTIEAGARVLGDVSAGDLVVHDGAEIDGSLRARGEMKLVQETGSEAGEDGQDEGETESTDETESTDETETTDEAETVDDEAVGEGEDAETESPDGAAAAQGNDDEEAEGDAETDGDSGDEDAAENGPAVDSEHGAEPEVDGEPEAADEPEDGNPETGDDGSEADEESAEAPPVRDAETVAAEGSTDDGESDSDDGESDSAPDESGSDAGSGTAEAAVDPDAEAT, encoded by the coding sequence GTGTCGCTGCGAGGAGACGGTCCGATAGAGGAGCTCGCGGTCCCGTCCGGGACGACCGTCGAGGAGCACGACCTCGTCGTCGACGGCGACGTGCTCGTCGGCGGCCAGTCGACGGTGGAGTTCGGGCTCCGCGGGCGCAACGTCGCGATAGGCGAGCGCGTGCGCGTCGGGAACGACATCGAGGCCGAGGGCGACTGCCGGCTCGACACGTGGTGTAGCGTCGACGGCAACGTCCTCGTCGGCGAGGACGCGTACCTCGGCGAGCGCGTGACCGTCACGGGGCGGCTGATGGTCTCGGGCGACCTCGACATCGGCGACGACGTGTCGATCGAGGAGGGGTTCGAGGCGAACGGCTGGATCGTCATCCGGAACCCCGTCCCCACCATCGTCTTCTACTTCATCGTCCTCTCGCAGCTCCTGCGGGTCGGCGAGACCGACGCGGCCGACGAGCTCGCGGAGGCGCTCGCCGACGGCGACGACGTGCGCGACCCTCTCTTGATCCCGCGCGGCGCCGAGATCTCCGACGACGCGTGGCGCGTCTCGACGCCCGCGACGGTCGGCGACGACTGCCGGATCCACGGCAACCTCCGCGCCGAGTCGGTCCGCGTCGGCGAGCGCAACGAGGTGTTCGGCTCCCTCCGCGCGCGAGAGGGGATCACGGTCGGCGCCGAGACGGTCATCCACGGCGACGTCACCACCCGCGGCGGGACGGTCACCATCGAGGCCGGCGCGCGGGTCCTCGGCGACGTCTCCGCCGGCGACCTCGTCGTCCACGACGGCGCCGAGATCGACGGCTCCCTCCGGGCCCGCGGCGAGATGAAGTTAGTCCAAGAGACGGGAAGCGAGGCCGGCGAGGACGGCCAAGACGAGGGGGAGACGGAGTCGACCGATGAGACAGAGTCGACCGATGAGACGGAGACGACCGATGAGGCGGAGACGGTCGACGACGAAGCGGTGGGTGAAGGCGAGGACGCGGAGACGGAGTCACCCGATGGCGCGGCGGCGGCCCAGGGGAACGACGACGAGGAAGCCGAAGGAGACGCGGAAACAGACGGCGATTCCGGGGACGAGGACGCCGCCGAAAACGGGCCCGCAGTCGACAGCGAACACGGGGCGGAACCGGAAGTCGACGGCGAACCGGAAGCCGCCGACGAGCCCGAAGACGGAAACCCCGAGACGGGGGACGACGGCTCGGAAGCCGACGAGGAGTCGGCAGAAGCGCCGCCGGTGAGAGACGCCGAGACGGTCGCCGCGGAGGGATCGACGGACGACGGCGAGAGCGACTCGGACGACGGCGAGAGCGACTCGGCCCCCGACGAAAGCGGAAGCGACGCGGGGTCCGGGACGGCGGAGGCGGCCGTCGACCCCGACGCGGAAGCGACGTAG
- a CDS encoding SOS response-associated peptidase, with product MCGRYTLFTPAADLETRFGADFGDVEPSYNCAPGQELPVIADEAPDRATRMEWGLTPSWADESFDLINARAETVREKRSFADAFERRRCLVPADGFYEWVEGGGPDGAGGQGGHGNRGDRGGSGKTPYRVAFEDDRPFAMAGLYERWEPPEPETTQTGLGAFGGGPAEGDEDEADGPVETFTVVTTEPNALVADLHHRMAVILDPDEEETWLRGDPDEAAALLDPYPADELAAHPVSTRVNSPAVDAPELIEPVGGK from the coding sequence ATGTGCGGCCGCTACACCCTCTTTACCCCCGCCGCCGATCTCGAGACCCGGTTCGGCGCCGACTTCGGCGATGTCGAGCCCAGCTACAACTGCGCGCCCGGACAGGAGCTCCCGGTGATCGCCGACGAGGCGCCCGACCGCGCGACCCGGATGGAGTGGGGGCTCACCCCTTCGTGGGCCGACGAGTCGTTCGACCTCATCAACGCCCGCGCCGAGACGGTCCGCGAGAAGCGGAGCTTCGCCGACGCGTTCGAGCGCCGGCGGTGCCTCGTCCCCGCCGACGGCTTCTACGAGTGGGTCGAGGGCGGCGGGCCGGACGGGGCCGGTGGACAAGGCGGTCACGGCAACCGCGGGGACCGCGGCGGCTCCGGAAAGACTCCCTACCGCGTCGCCTTCGAGGACGACCGCCCGTTCGCGATGGCGGGGCTCTACGAGCGGTGGGAGCCGCCGGAGCCCGAGACGACGCAGACGGGGCTCGGCGCGTTCGGCGGCGGGCCGGCGGAGGGCGACGAGGACGAGGCCGACGGGCCCGTGGAGACGTTCACGGTCGTGACGACCGAGCCGAACGCGCTCGTCGCCGACCTCCACCACCGGATGGCGGTGATCTTGGACCCGGACGAGGAAGAGACGTGGCTCCGCGGCGACCCCGACGAGGCCGCCGCGCTGCTGGACCCGTATCCGGCCGACGAACTCGCCGCGCACCCGGTTTCGACGCGGGTGAACTCCCCCGCAGTCGACGCCCCGGAGCTGATCGAACCGGTCGGCGGAAAGTAA
- a CDS encoding LEA type 2 family protein yields MLLGSALGTLTGSKLRIVLVGLLVVAAAVGGAFAVGILGVPSVAAVDNTFGDVTSETTEVRTDLVVSNPNPVGVRLDGVSVNYTVSMNDIEMAQGGREGVRVGTGNSTIPLETDLRNDAIPPWWVSHVRSGERTTVGIDASVTSGLLGRSVEFSRSREITTDLLGAFNSDETRPVNADSALTDDPILYVNETRGEWGSVSEAETPIDMAFTVYNPNLEPYAVSEIGYDVTMNGVEMASGQTEEGYVIPSRSAETIEFTTALQNRRLDEWWVTHLDADVRGHQVSDLRIEFYAVIELPTGEEVTVPLDELTYEETIETDIFDEGDDVRDSSADESGTDGNTTDDGGNQTDDGEATDGNTTDGDSTGDDTTDDDTTDDNTTDDGSDDGDDDDGVLPL; encoded by the coding sequence ATGCTTCTCGGATCCGCGCTCGGCACGCTCACGGGTTCGAAACTGCGGATCGTCCTCGTCGGACTGCTCGTCGTCGCGGCCGCCGTCGGCGGCGCGTTCGCTGTCGGGATACTCGGCGTCCCGAGCGTCGCGGCCGTCGACAACACCTTCGGCGACGTGACAAGCGAGACCACCGAGGTCCGAACGGACCTGGTCGTCTCGAACCCGAACCCGGTCGGCGTCAGGCTCGACGGCGTCTCGGTGAACTACACGGTCTCGATGAACGACATCGAGATGGCCCAGGGCGGCCGAGAGGGCGTGCGCGTCGGAACCGGAAACTCCACGATCCCCCTCGAAACCGACCTCCGGAACGACGCGATCCCGCCGTGGTGGGTCAGCCACGTCCGCAGCGGCGAGCGGACGACCGTCGGTATCGACGCCAGCGTCACCTCGGGTCTGCTCGGGCGGAGCGTCGAGTTCAGCCGTAGCCGCGAGATCACGACCGACCTGCTCGGCGCCTTTAATTCGGACGAGACGCGTCCGGTGAACGCCGACAGCGCGTTGACCGACGACCCGATCCTCTACGTCAACGAGACGCGGGGCGAGTGGGGGAGCGTCAGCGAGGCCGAGACGCCCATCGATATGGCGTTCACCGTCTACAACCCGAACCTCGAACCGTACGCCGTCTCGGAGATCGGCTACGATGTCACGATGAACGGCGTCGAGATGGCCTCCGGACAGACCGAGGAGGGGTACGTGATCCCCTCGCGGAGCGCCGAGACGATCGAGTTCACGACGGCCCTCCAGAACCGCCGCCTCGACGAGTGGTGGGTCACGCACCTTGACGCGGACGTGCGCGGCCACCAGGTGAGCGACCTCCGGATCGAGTTCTACGCCGTCATCGAGCTCCCGACCGGCGAGGAGGTCACCGTCCCGCTCGACGAACTGACCTACGAGGAGACGATCGAGACCGACATCTTCGACGAGGGCGACGACGTGCGCGACTCGAGCGCCGACGAGAGCGGTACCGACGGAAACACCACGGACGACGGGGGGAACCAAACCGACGACGGAGAAGCCACCGACGGAAACACCACGGACGGTGATTCCACCGGCGACGACACGACCGATGACGACACGACTGACGACAACACGACTGACGACGGGTCGGACGACGGCGACGATGACGACGGCGTTCTGCCGCTGTAA
- a CDS encoding DUF5800 family protein, translating to MSTDLTFTDDGVDVVYEGTEFELEKDLIEEATGKGFRDVTDHEVLQIVAEEPDLDGEPVRIGDVL from the coding sequence ATGAGCACCGACCTGACGTTCACCGACGACGGCGTCGACGTCGTCTACGAGGGAACCGAGTTCGAACTGGAGAAGGACCTGATCGAGGAGGCGACCGGCAAGGGGTTCCGCGACGTCACCGACCACGAGGTCCTCCAGATCGTCGCCGAGGAGCCCGACCTGGACGGCGAGCCGGTGCGGATCGGCGACGTGTTATAG
- a CDS encoding DUF5786 family protein, with amino-acid sequence MGFGSYDESEQKDQDVDTDDDDAVNVHENDHDGEVSIEGGASTDDLVGRLSEMKDDGDDE; translated from the coding sequence ATGGGATTCGGATCGTACGACGAGAGCGAGCAGAAGGACCAGGACGTGGACACCGACGACGACGACGCCGTGAACGTCCACGAGAACGACCACGACGGCGAGGTCTCCATCGAGGGCGGCGCGTCCACCGACGACCTGGTCGGGCGCCTCTCGGAGATGAAAGACGACGGCGACGACGAGTAA
- a CDS encoding radical SAM protein, which yields MFDDLDVDRRPLVLIWEVTQACGLACRHCRADAKPKRHPEELTTAEGKRLLDDAAEFGDGQLVVLSGGDPLARDDLTELISYGDDLGHRMTITPSGTASLTPDRVEALADAGIRRMALSIDGATRESHDRFRGEESFEDTLRAARAAREAGLPLQVNTTVCAETVAELPAIRDRVRDLGAVLWSVFFLVPVGRGRILDPIPPERAERVMEWLQDVAEAEGFGVKTTEAPFYRRVGLQQDRADGAARRRGGITAGRGFAFVSHTGETYPSGFLPKSAGNVRDRSVVDIYRNAELFESLRDPDRFEGKCGACEFRQVCGGSRSRAFAATGDPLGSDPLCPYVPDGYDGELPETLTGENAGVSDAAD from the coding sequence ATGTTCGACGACCTCGACGTGGACCGGCGGCCCCTCGTCCTGATCTGGGAGGTGACGCAGGCGTGCGGGCTCGCCTGCCGTCACTGTCGGGCCGACGCGAAGCCCAAGCGGCACCCGGAGGAGCTGACGACCGCCGAGGGGAAGCGACTCCTCGACGACGCCGCGGAGTTCGGTGACGGCCAGCTGGTCGTCCTCTCCGGCGGCGACCCGCTCGCCCGCGACGATCTCACGGAGCTGATCTCGTACGGCGACGACCTGGGCCACCGGATGACGATCACGCCGAGCGGAACGGCGTCGCTGACCCCCGACCGCGTCGAGGCGCTCGCGGACGCGGGGATCCGGCGAATGGCGCTCAGCATCGACGGGGCGACGCGCGAGAGCCACGATCGGTTCCGCGGCGAGGAGAGCTTCGAGGACACGCTTCGCGCGGCGCGGGCCGCACGCGAGGCCGGACTCCCGCTCCAGGTCAACACCACCGTCTGCGCCGAGACCGTCGCCGAGCTCCCGGCGATCCGGGACCGGGTGCGCGACCTCGGCGCGGTGCTCTGGAGCGTTTTTTTCCTCGTGCCGGTCGGTCGCGGCCGGATCCTCGACCCGATCCCCCCGGAGCGCGCCGAGCGGGTGATGGAGTGGCTCCAAGACGTCGCCGAGGCGGAAGGCTTCGGCGTCAAGACCACCGAGGCGCCGTTCTACCGTCGGGTCGGACTTCAGCAAGACAGAGCCGACGGCGCGGCTCGCCGGAGAGGCGGGATCACGGCCGGGCGCGGCTTCGCCTTCGTCAGCCACACCGGGGAGACGTACCCGTCCGGGTTCCTCCCGAAGTCCGCGGGCAACGTCCGGGACCGGTCCGTGGTCGACATCTATCGGAACGCGGAGCTGTTCGAGTCGCTCCGGGATCCGGACCGATTCGAGGGGAAGTGCGGCGCCTGCGAGTTCAGACAGGTCTGCGGGGGGAGTCGATCTCGGGCGTTCGCCGCGACCGGGGACCCGCTGGGGAGCGACCCGCTCTGTCCGTACGTTCCGGACGGATACGACGGCGAACTACCGGAGACGCTGACGGGCGAGAACGCGGGCGTCTCCGACGCGGCGGACTGA
- a CDS encoding MarR family transcriptional regulator: MADADGGDSPDVLENKRSATRYQVLVEIAARQPAVSQGEIADTIGVTSQAVSDYVRDLVEAGYVEKGGRGRYEVTKEGVDWLISRTDDLEAYLERVNSDVLGSVEVDAAIALDDVAEGREVGLVMRDGVLHANPAGGTATAVTVTSAERGAAVGVADFEGVVDYDTGTVSVLPVPTVTDEAPPDPSVVPTHVPEDGLLAVAGTEAYALVSRSDADPDIRFGTADGVAEAGMLGLDVLLVAVTDEIPRHTSKLRDKNVPHRVLDSDDL; this comes from the coding sequence ATGGCCGACGCCGATGGCGGGGACTCGCCGGACGTCCTCGAGAACAAGCGGAGCGCGACGCGCTACCAGGTGCTCGTCGAGATCGCGGCCCGACAGCCGGCCGTGAGCCAGGGCGAGATCGCAGACACGATCGGAGTGACCTCGCAGGCGGTCAGCGATTACGTCCGAGACCTCGTCGAGGCGGGATACGTCGAGAAGGGGGGTCGCGGCCGATACGAGGTGACGAAGGAGGGGGTCGACTGGCTCATCTCTCGGACCGACGACCTGGAGGCGTACCTCGAACGGGTGAACTCCGACGTCCTCGGGAGCGTCGAGGTCGACGCCGCAATCGCGCTCGACGACGTGGCGGAGGGGAGGGAGGTCGGCCTCGTGATGCGCGACGGCGTCCTCCACGCAAACCCCGCGGGCGGCACGGCGACCGCGGTCACCGTCACGAGCGCCGAGCGGGGCGCGGCGGTCGGCGTCGCCGACTTCGAGGGCGTCGTCGATTACGACACGGGCACCGTCTCGGTGCTTCCGGTCCCGACCGTCACCGACGAGGCCCCGCCCGATCCGAGTGTGGTCCCCACGCACGTCCCCGAGGACGGATTGCTCGCGGTCGCTGGCACGGAGGCGTACGCGCTCGTCTCCAGAAGCGACGCGGACCCGGACATCCGCTTCGGAACCGCGGACGGCGTCGCCGAGGCGGGGATGCTCGGCCTCGACGTCCTGCTCGTCGCGGTGACCGACGAGATCCCGCGACACACCTCCAAGCTGCGCGATAAGAACGTCCCGCACCGAGTCCTCGACTCGGACGACCTGTAG